One Euwallacea fornicatus isolate EFF26 chromosome 36, ASM4011564v1, whole genome shotgun sequence genomic window, ATTTAGATTCGCCACCTTAACGTGCTAGGCCGCCACCGCTGCgttccaaattttattttatttttgatcttCAAGGAGGGACGTATTACATGATATCTCGCAGCCTCGGTCCGGAATTCGGAGGTTCCATAGGGCTGATTTTTTCTCTGGCAAACGCAGTGGCGTGCGCCATGTACGTAGTGGGATTTTGCGAGTCTCTGCAATCCCTCCTTATGGCGAATGGGCTCTACATTGTCGATCAGGGTGTGAATGACGTCAGAATCATAGGGTGTATCACCTTGGCCCTTTTGACTGTCATCGTGGTGGTTGGGATGAAATGGGAAGCCAAggtaaagttattttttcatagaagTAATTTGGTTGATTTTTCCGTCGGCTGCTCGTTACGtccttttaattttatacgtGTTTTTGTGAATCCCACGGCACTTTGTTGCAATGCCGCCTAGGGAAAAGTGTAATTAACACCTAACATAGATATTAAAGGGCGATTAATAatcttgattttaattaaaatatgcgCCACCTTCACGCGTAAATATGAATCATCGATTATTAATCGCTGTTATTAATAAGCTTGTgcgttaaattaataaagaaatttggtgctgaTGCAGGCTCAGTTGGTTTTATTGGTGATCCTCGTAGTTGCCATTTTCGACTATCTAATTGGGTGTTTGGTAGGCCCTGGGAGCAATGAGGTTCAGGCCAAAGGGTTTTTGGGATTCAACGGTAAGGACTTGGCAAATTTACCATAAACCTATTGTATATGCATTGGTTTCAGGCACAGTTTTATGGCAAAACATATATCCAGACTACCGTGAATCAGAAGGGATTTCTTATGACTTTTTCAAGGTCTTCGCAGTGTTTTTTCCTGCAGCCACCGGCATTTTGGCGGGAGCTAACATATCTGGAGATCTCAAGGTGCCCTTATTCCGACATTAAAGCACGTTAATCTTCAATTTAATTCCCAGGACCCTCAAAGTGCCATCCCGAAAGGAACTTTATTGGCAATTCTAATAACCACCGCCTCATACTTGGTAATGGTGATTTTTGCTGGATGCACAGTTTTGCGCGATGCAAGTGGTGATGTAACGGACCTAATTAACGGAAATCTATCATGGTGCAAGCCCAACTGCACCTATGGTTTACAGAACAACTTTCAGGTTGCGACCACCCAACAgaaatgacaaaattttattatttctatttcagATTATCGAACTTTCATCCCTGGAAGGCTCCCTCATCTATGCAGGCTGCTTTGCAGCGACCCTCTCATCAGCCCTAGCTTCCCTAGTTTCAGCTCCTAAAGTTTTCCAAGCGTTATGTAAAGACAAACTTTATCCCCGCATTGATTGGTTCGGAAAGGGATTCGGGGCAAATAATGAGCCCATACGGGGGTACATCTTGACTTTCACTATCGCTGttggatttattttaataggtAGTGAACTCTTATGCTATCGAATGGGATTTTGACTGACAAATTTCAGGAGAGCTAAACCTCATTGCTCCGTTGATATCCAATTTCTTCTTAGCTGCATATATGTTGATTAATTTCTCTACTTTTCATGCCTCTCTTGCAAAGCCAGTGGGTTGGCGGCCTACATTTAAGGTACTATCAATAAGAAATTAGTTGCAAGCTGAAgtataacattattttttagtacTATAATATGTGGCTAAGTCTTTCTGGAGCAATTCTGTGCGTATTTGTGATGTTCTTGACTTCGTGGTGGACGGCGTTGCTCACATTTGTTGTCATTCTAGCTCTCTACTTAATAGTCTCTTACAAAAAGCCCAGTAGGTACAaatctgtttaattttttttatatatgaaaCCTTCCATGCAATAGATGTCAACTGGGGCTCTACAACTCAGGCTCAAATCTACAAGAACGCCCTTAGCGCAACTCAGCAGCTCAATAATGTTGAAGAGCACGTAAAGAACTACAGGCCCCAGATATTAGTGTTCTCAGGAAATCCCAGCTCAAGGCCGTCTTTGGTAGAATGCGCCCATTCTCTGACCAAAAACTTATCGATGTTGGTTTTAGGGCACATAATCACGgtaaaaatctccaaaaaaatgttttttccctGATTTCCTTTGTAGAATTCCCTTCCCCAAAGGACCAGAGAAGTTCTGCATTATAAAGCTAACAGTTGGTTGAAGGTGCATAAATTCAAAGCATTTTATCAGCAAATAGATGGAATGCCCTTCGGAGAGGGGGCTAGGGCTATGTTGAAGGTTTCTGGAATTGGTAAACTCAAGCCCAATATTGTAATGCTGGGCTACAAGTCCAATTGGCAAACTTGTGCAGTGGGAAGCTTGttaaattactttgaaattttgcagtaagTAAAAATACAGccttaaagcaaaaaaatataaatagtttCCAGTAACGCTTTCGATTTGCATTTGGGAGTTGTAATTTTGAGACTACAGAGAGGTTTAGAACTGGAGCAAATCGACACTAACATCCCGATGAAGAGAACCGTGTCCTATAGCCAAATATCACAAGGAAGTAGTGGAAGCGATCAATCGTTTAATCTTCAAGAGAGAGAAGAGGAGGTTAACATAACCCCTGACGAGAGCGAGGTAAAAAAAGCCGG contains:
- the Ncc69 gene encoding bumetanide-sensitive sodium-(potassium)-chloride cotransporter — translated: MASDLESAGITNEHDVEMDFIRPFAEERTRFQVYRVRTKSVNKYDQASKVHGDSRSEEDDVIFATDKTRLSTDYAHKSLRYLTREALPRVDNYRNIMSIRAANRPTLEELHNATLPKTQQDTTSNGRSITTEGPLKFGWIQGVLVRCLLNIWGVMLFLRLSWVVGQAGIAQSILLILVTTMVTSITALSMSAISTNGVIKGGGTYYMISRSLGPEFGGSIGLIFSLANAVACAMYVVGFCESLQSLLMANGLYIVDQGVNDVRIIGCITLALLTVIVVVGMKWEAKAQLVLLVILVVAIFDYLIGCLVGPGSNEVQAKGFLGFNGTVLWQNIYPDYRESEGISYDFFKVFAVFFPAATGILAGANISGDLKDPQSAIPKGTLLAILITTASYLVMVIFAGCTVLRDASGDVTDLINGNLSWCKPNCTYGLQNNFQIIELSSLEGSLIYAGCFAATLSSALASLVSAPKVFQALCKDKLYPRIDWFGKGFGANNEPIRGYILTFTIAVGFILIGELNLIAPLISNFFLAAYMLINFSTFHASLAKPVGWRPTFKYYNMWLSLSGAILCVFVMFLTSWWTALLTFVVILALYLIVSYKKPNVNWGSTTQAQIYKNALSATQQLNNVEEHVKNYRPQILVFSGNPSSRPSLVECAHSLTKNLSMLVLGHIITNSLPQRTREVLHYKANSWLKVHKFKAFYQQIDGMPFGEGARAMLKVSGIGKLKPNIVMLGYKSNWQTCAVGSLLNYFEILHNAFDLHLGVVILRLQRGLELEQIDTNIPMKRTVSYSQISQGSSGSDQSFNLQEREEEVNITPDESEVKKAGTESVVSEEPLETPIMVKISKKKGTIDVWWLYDDGGLTLLLPYIMSTRSSWKNCKLRVFALANNSEGMELEQRNMASLLAKFRIEYSDLQIMPDITKPASEKTRRFFDSLIEDFRSRSESCEDGISVEISDSELLAVKDKTNRQMRLRELLLEQSHEAELVVVTLPIPRKNIISAATYFAWLELLTKDMPPMLLVRGNQSSVLTFYS